TTGGCGATGGCGGCCGGCACCTCCTTGGCCTTGCCGTATCCGACACCCACGGTGCCGTCACCGTCGCCCACCACGACCAGCGCGGTGAAGCTGAAGCGACGACCACCCTTCACAACCTTGGCGACGCGGTTGATCGCGACAACGCGCTCAACGTACGCGGTCTTCTCGGCGGCAGCAGCGCCGCCGTCACGGCCCTTCCGGTCCCGCCGCTCGCCGCCACCGGCACCGCCACCGCGGCGCTGGGGTCCAGCCATTGGAATTACCTCTCTCTTTTTCCGCTAGCTACGGAACCGGCTCAGAACTTGAGCCCGGCCTCGCGGGCGGCGTCCGCCAGGGCGGCGATGCGCCCGGCGTACTGGTTACCACCACGGTCGAACACGACGGCCTCGACACCGGCGGCCTTGGCACGCTCGGCGACCAGGGCGCCGACCTGCTTGGCCTGCGCGGACTTGTCGGCCTCGCCACCACGGATCGACGCGTCCAGAGTGGACGCCGACGCCAGGGTGTGACCCTTCAGGTCGTCGATCACCTGCGCCACGATGTGGCGGTTCGAGCGGGTCACGACCAGACGGGGGCGCTCCGCCGTACCGGAAAGGTTCTTGCGAATCCGGATGTGACGGCGCTTGATCGCGGCGCGCTTGTAGGCGTCGCCCTTGAGGATCTTCTGCCCGTATGCCATGGCTTACTTACCCGCCTTTCCGACCTTGCGGCGGATGACTTCGCCCTCGTACTTGACGCCCTTGGCCTTGTACGGGTCAGGCTTGCGCAGCTTGCGGATGTTGGCCGCAACCTCGCCGACCTTCTGCTTGTCGATGCCCTCGACCGAGAAACGGGTCGGAGCCTCCACCTTGAAGGTGATGCCTTCGGGGGCCTCGACCAGGATCGGGTGGCTGTAACCGAGAGCGAACTCCAGGTTGGAACCCTTGGCGGTCACTCGGTAACCGACACCGCTGATCTCGAGCTTCTTCACGTAACCCTGGGTCACGCCGGTGATCATGTTCGCCACCAGCGTGCGGGAGAGGCCGTGCAGGGCCTTGCTCTGACGCTCGTCGTTCGGGCGGGTCACCTGCAGGGTGCCGTCCTCGCCCTTAGCGATGTCGATCGGAGCCGCGACGGTGTGGGTCAGCGAGCCCTTGGGGCCCTTGACCGAGACCGTACGGCCGTCGATGGTGACGTCCACGCCGGCGGGAACCGCGATGGGGAGCTTGCCGATGCGCGACATAGCTGTTTCCTCCGTTCCCTTCTGCTACCAGACGTAGGCGAGGACTTCCCCACCCACGCCCTTCTTGCCGGCCTGCTTGTCGGTGAGGAGCCCGTGCGACGTGGAGATGATCGCCACGCCGAGGCCGCCGAGCACCTTCGGCAGGTTGGTGGACTTCGCGTACACCCGGAGACCGGGCTTGGAGATCCGCTTGATGCCCGCGATGGAGCGCTCACGGTTCGGGCCGAACTTCAGCTCGAGAACGAGGTTCTTGCCGACCTCGGCGTCCTCGACCTTCCAGCCCGTGATGAAGCCCTCCTGCTGGAGGATCTCCGCGATGTGCGACTTGATCTTGGACGCC
Above is a genomic segment from Streptomyces fodineus containing:
- the rplR gene encoding 50S ribosomal protein L18, whose protein sequence is MAYGQKILKGDAYKRAAIKRRHIRIRKNLSGTAERPRLVVTRSNRHIVAQVIDDLKGHTLASASTLDASIRGGEADKSAQAKQVGALVAERAKAAGVEAVVFDRGGNQYAGRIAALADAAREAGLKF
- the rplF gene encoding 50S ribosomal protein L6 — translated: MSRIGKLPIAVPAGVDVTIDGRTVSVKGPKGSLTHTVAAPIDIAKGEDGTLQVTRPNDERQSKALHGLSRTLVANMITGVTQGYVKKLEISGVGYRVTAKGSNLEFALGYSHPILVEAPEGITFKVEAPTRFSVEGIDKQKVGEVAANIRKLRKPDPYKAKGVKYEGEVIRRKVGKAGK
- the rpsH gene encoding 30S ribosomal protein S8, which encodes MTMTDPIADMLTRLRNANSAYHDSVTMPASKIKSHIAEILQQEGFITGWKVEDAEVGKNLVLELKFGPNRERSIAGIKRISKPGLRVYAKSTNLPKVLGGLGVAIISTSHGLLTDKQAGKKGVGGEVLAYVW